From the genome of Biomphalaria glabrata chromosome 1, xgBioGlab47.1, whole genome shotgun sequence, one region includes:
- the LOC106053747 gene encoding polycomb group RING finger protein 3-like isoform X2: MTSAAEGDDAQKVKHLSPRRIDDQNILWIPIQSVNPHLICGLCQGYLYEACTITECMHSFCKNCIVKHLDRSLNCPMCAILIHPTDPFVHIRFDGLLQDIVYALLPHVEKDELMKEKAFYEKHNREINKTQTRVAVKAQPAILPTPPRHSSYKHLYVPPISLRLKCLEAKDDIHNLTKEYIRVTGGATIHSLSEFLKKKLRIQDTHKIALYCPSRSGYVCLNNSHTLKAVKDLYCHDREILDLNYDIGQW; this comes from the exons ATGACTAGTGCTGCTGAAGGGGATGATGCTCAAAAAGTGAAGCATCTGTCACCCAGAAGAATAGATGACCAGAACATATTATGGATACCAATCCAGTCAGTCAACCCACACTTGATATGTGGTCTGTGTCAAGGATATCTGTATGAAGCATGCACAATCACAGAGTGTATGCATTCTT TCTGCAAAAATTGCATTGTAAAACACCTAGACAGAAGTTTGAATTGTCCAATGTGTGCCATTCTCATCCATCCTACAGATCCTTTTGTTCACATAAG GTTTGATGGTCTTTTGCAAGACATTGTCTATGCACTTCTTCCTCATGTAGAAAAAG atgaaTTGATGAAAGAAAAGGCTTTCTACGAAAAGCataatagagaaataaata aaacacaaacacgagTAGCAGTCAAGGCTCAACCTGCCATTCTCCCTACCCCACCCAGACATTCCTCTTACAAACATTTGTATGTCCCTCCTATTTCTTTAAGGTTAAAATGTTTAGA GGCTAAAGATGATATTCATAATTTG acTAAAGAGTACATTCGGGTCACAGGGGGTGCCACTATACATTCTCTTTcagaatttttaaagaaaaaactgcGAATTCAAGACACACACAAG ATAGCCTTATATTGTCCAAGTCGTTCAGGATATGTTTGCCTCAACAATAGTCACACTCTTAAAGCTGTGAAAGATTTGTATTGTCATGACAGA gaaattttagatttaaactaTGACATTGGCCAATGGTGA
- the LOC106053747 gene encoding polycomb group RING finger protein 3-like isoform X1 has translation MPIQIIQTSEARRSPGILIGVSLFFLSRLTFISFLLILAMTSAAEGDDAQKVKHLSPRRIDDQNILWIPIQSVNPHLICGLCQGYLYEACTITECMHSFCKNCIVKHLDRSLNCPMCAILIHPTDPFVHIRFDGLLQDIVYALLPHVEKDELMKEKAFYEKHNREINKTQTRVAVKAQPAILPTPPRHSSYKHLYVPPISLRLKCLEAKDDIHNLTKEYIRVTGGATIHSLSEFLKKKLRIQDTHKIALYCPSRSGYVCLNNSHTLKAVKDLYCHDREILDLNYDIGQW, from the exons ATGCCTATACAAATTATTCAAACGAGCGAGGCTCGGCGGTCACCtg gtataCTGATCGGTGtctctttgttttttctgtCAAGGTTAACTTTTATTA GTTTTCTCTTGATATTAGCAATGACTAGTGCTGCTGAAGGGGATGATGCTCAAAAAGTGAAGCATCTGTCACCCAGAAGAATAGATGACCAGAACATATTATGGATACCAATCCAGTCAGTCAACCCACACTTGATATGTGGTCTGTGTCAAGGATATCTGTATGAAGCATGCACAATCACAGAGTGTATGCATTCTT TCTGCAAAAATTGCATTGTAAAACACCTAGACAGAAGTTTGAATTGTCCAATGTGTGCCATTCTCATCCATCCTACAGATCCTTTTGTTCACATAAG GTTTGATGGTCTTTTGCAAGACATTGTCTATGCACTTCTTCCTCATGTAGAAAAAG atgaaTTGATGAAAGAAAAGGCTTTCTACGAAAAGCataatagagaaataaata aaacacaaacacgagTAGCAGTCAAGGCTCAACCTGCCATTCTCCCTACCCCACCCAGACATTCCTCTTACAAACATTTGTATGTCCCTCCTATTTCTTTAAGGTTAAAATGTTTAGA GGCTAAAGATGATATTCATAATTTG acTAAAGAGTACATTCGGGTCACAGGGGGTGCCACTATACATTCTCTTTcagaatttttaaagaaaaaactgcGAATTCAAGACACACACAAG ATAGCCTTATATTGTCCAAGTCGTTCAGGATATGTTTGCCTCAACAATAGTCACACTCTTAAAGCTGTGAAAGATTTGTATTGTCATGACAGA gaaattttagatttaaactaTGACATTGGCCAATGGTGA